TTTATCTGGGAATTCCTCGGCCGACTCCTTCAAAAATGAATAAAGAGGTTTATCTTCATACGATAAAACGGCTGGTATCTGTTCCGGATAAATGGCTTGCCATGGCTTTTGGCTCATGCACACCCCTCCTTCTGAATATTCTTAATACTCATTCACATTATAATACAACCGGGATTTTCTTACAATTGTTGAAATCAGGAAATATAAGCATAAAGGCTGATGGCAGGGGTAAAAATGTATTCAATGAGCCATAGACGACCCACAGTTTGGAGCAAGTTTGGCTTTGCATCGAATTTGAGAAGGGTTCTAACAAAAATTGCGCCTTTCACACCCAATTGGGGCCGTTTTTCGTCAAATTCTTACGTTACACTCCCAGTTTGCCCGGGTTTTCCGTATAATTACTGCTTTCTTTCAGCATTTCGGAGCGTTACTCGCCAATTTAATCACTTTACTCTCCAGTTCGGCACTTTTACTCGCGAATTTATTGACTTTACTCGCCAGTTTCGTGCTTTTACTCGCGAATTTAGATTTTGTCCATCATTCTATTTGACTTCAAAATAAAAAGCGACGCAAATGGCCGCTTCTTTCAAGTGAAGAATAACATATAAACGATTCCAAGCAGAAAAAAGATTCCGCAACAAACAATCAGGACTTTTGCAAGTTTCTCCACAGTTTTCTCCCTCTCATGATGGGCATCAAGAAATTCCGGCACCGATGACAAAAGATAAAGCGATGGATATGATCATCGACAGGAATCCGACTGCCCGGTTATCTTTTTGTATCTCTTCATCTATTTTAAATCCAGGTGTCATAAATTCAAAAATGAAATAACCGATCAGCAAAAGGACAAATCCATACACACCCCAGCCAATCATGGTCAGGAGCGAATTCTGATGGAGGATGGACTGTTGGAATACATAGGCGATCCCAAATATTTTGCCGCCAGTTGCCAAAGCCACAGAAAGGTTTCCCTGTTTGATTTCCTCCCAGTTCTTGTACTTTGTGACAAGTTCAAAAATGGCTAAAAAAACAATCATGCACAAAATAACGACACTGTAACGAGCAGCTATATATACATATTCATTTTCCCACATATTCTCCATGGTCCAACTCCCAAAACGGTAACTGGCCATCCGGCTTGGCAGAATTGCCGGCATGACCGCTTCCTTTATTTAAATTCAACCACCGTAATGCCTGTTCCGCCTTCTCCAGCGTCGCCGAACCGGATTCTTTTGACAGAGCGGTGATTTTTCAGGTATTCCTGGACTCCGGACCGGAGAGCCCCCGTTCCTTTACCATGAATGATGGAGACACTTGAATATCCGGCCAATAGTGCATCATCCACATACTTTTCGACTCGTGAAATCGCATTTTCAAAGCGTTCCCCACGCAAATCAAGTTCCACGCTGACGTGATAATCCCGCCCTTTTATCGTGGTGAGAGGCTTGGTTTCCTTCACTTTTGTTGCCTTGATGAATTCAAGATCAGACTCCTTCACCTTCATTTTCATGATGCCGATCTGAACTTGCCACTCATTCCCGGAAACCTTTTCGATCAGGTGGCCCTTTTGTCCGAAGCTAACGACTTTAACTTCATCTCCCGGCTTCAGGCTTTTCTCCAGAGGCCTTGCCACTTTATTCGATGTTTTTTTCACTTTCGGCGTTGCTTCTTCAAGCCGTTTTTTCGCATCGATCAGTTCATGCTCTTTCACATCGGCATTTTTTTCGAGTCGCAGCTTACGTAATTCCGCGATAATCGCTTCCGCTTCTTTTTTTGCCTGTTCAACGATTGCGGCTGCCTCTTTTGCTGCCTTTTCAGCGAGCGCATCGCGTTCTTCTTCATATACACTCATTTGTTTTTGCAAATCCTTATGAAGGATCTCTGCCTGTTCCAGATGGTTCTTGGCTTCCAGCTCCTCTTCTTCCGCCTTCTTGCGGCTATCTTCAAGGGAAGCTATCATATTTTCAACTTTATTCGTATCTTCTCCAATATGGCTGCGGGCATTGCTTATCACGCTTTCATCCAAGCCAAGACGTTTGGAAATTTCAAAAGCATTACTCCGTCCCGGTACACCGATCAAGAGTTTATAAGTCGGGCTTAATGTTTCCACATCGAATTCGACACTAGCATTGATGACGCCTTGCCGATCATATCCATATGCTTTTAATTCCGGATAATGTGTCGTTGCCATCACACGTGCTCCGCGCTTATATACCTCATCCAAAATCGATATCGCTAAAGCGGCGCCCTCCTGTGGGTCGGTTCCCGCACCAAGCTCATCGAATAAGACAAGACTGTCGTAATCGACCTTTTTCAGGATGTCGACGATATTGACCATATGGGACGAAAACGTACTGAGGCTCTGCTCAATCGACTGTTCATCGCCAATATCGGCATAAACAGAGGAAAACACAGCCGTTTCAGAACCATCGAGTGCGGGAATTTGCAGACCGGATTGAGCCATTAATGTGCAGAGGCCAATCGTTTTCAAGGTTACCGTTTTCCCCCCCGTATTCGGGCCGGTGATGACGATCGTCGTGAATTCATCACCAAGGACAATGTCATTGGCCACGACGGCATCACCCGGAATGAGCGGATGCTTCGCCTTGAACAGCTTCACGCGTCCCTCATTATTCAGAATCGGCTTCGACCCCTTTATCGCTTTGGCATATTTCGCTTTGGCAACCAGGAAATCTATTTGTGCCAGCACCTTGACATTATGAAGTAATTCAGGCGTGTATCCACCGACTTTTTCCGATAATTCGACCAATATCCGTTCAATTTCCTGCGTTTCCTTCACTCGTGTTTCCTGAAGGACATTATTCAATGGAACGATTGCTTGCGGCTCGATGAACAATGTCTGCCCGGAAGATGATTGATCATGGATGATCCCGCCATACACACTGCGGTATTCCTGTTTAACCGGGATGACAAAACGGTCATTCCGGATCGTGATGATGGCATCCGATAACATTTTTGTTGCGTTCGAGGAACGAATCATGCTTTCAAGCTTTTCACGGACACGACTTTCATTCGTTCGGATCTGGTTTCTTAAAGTGCGGAGCTTATCGCTGGCAGAATCCATCACTTCTCCATGTTCACTGATTGCAAACGTGATTTCCTGCTGCAAATCAATCAGCGGATGAAGCGAATCGATATATTCGGCCAATAGCGGGACATCGATTTCCTGCTCGGCTAGTTCTTCGAAGAAACGAGTCAGGATCCTTCCGGCACGAATCGTACTCGCAAGCTCCATTAGTTCCATCGGTGAGAGCATACCGCCAATCTGTGCCCTTTTTGCATGTGGCCGGATATCAAAAATTCCGCCCAATGGCAAATTGCCTTTCAACCGGACGATTTTGGCTGACTCATCCGTTTCCTCCTGCCACCTCGTCACCTCTTCAAAGTCGGTCGAAGGCATCAATTGCTGTGCCTTCTCTTTACCTATTGAAGAGGAGGCGTGCGAGATTAATTGTTCTTTGATTTTATGAAATTCCAATGTTTTTAAAGCTTTATTATGCATGGAGTTAAAGCTCCTCCTTATTTATGGGCAAGTTGTTAATCATTTCTCTTCAAAAATGCTAATAATCCAGCTGTATCCTTTGCGTTCAGGACCGTCGCTTCTTTGATCCAGCCCTTCTTGGCCGAGGAAACGCCAACTGGCATATGTTCGAGCATATCAATGCTATGGGCATCCGTATTGATGACAATCGAAACACCCGCTTCCTGTGCCTTACGCAGATGTGGAGGCGCCAAATCCAGGCGGTTCGGATTCGCATTCAATTCCAATGCCGTATTCGTTTCACGGGCCAGCTCGATCAGCATCTCCATATCGACATCATATCCGGTACGTTTGCCGATGATCCTTCCCGTTGGATGGGCGATGATATCGACATGCGGATTATTCAGAGCCGTTTTTAAGCGCTCCATGATCGTATCGCGCGGCTGTGAAAAACTGGAATGGATCGATGCGATTACCAAATCCAGCTCCGCAAGCAGTTCATCATCGTAATCAAGCGTGCCATCAGGGAGGATATCCATTTCTATCCCGGAAAGAACGGTGAAATCATCGTATTTTTCATTCAGTTCATGAATGATCTTCTTTTGTTCACGCAACCGCTCCACAGTCAGTCCGTTCGCCACCTTCAAATATTGCGAATGATCGGTGATGGCCATATATCGATAGCCTTTTGCACGGCACGCTTCAATCATCTCTTCAATCGTATAAGCCCCATCGCTCCATGTGGTATGCATATGGAGATCACCTTGTATGGCCTCTAGAGATATGAGCGGTTCACCTGCATCATAATGCTCCACTTCGGTTCCGTCTTCACGTAATTCCGGTGGGATGTATGGCAGATCAAAGTGATGATAAAATTGTTCTTCCGTTTCGAACGTCAGGATTTCTCCCGTTTCCGCCACTTCCACACCATATTCGCTGATTTTTTCGCCTCGATCTTTAGCAAGCTGGCGCATCCGCACATTATGATCCTTCGAACCGGTAAAATGATGCAGTGTCGTAATGAATTCCTTATCCTTCACGATCCTGAAATCGACAGAAATATCATATTCATAATCAAGCACGACCGATACTTTTGTATCACCTGCCGCAATGACCTGCTTTATCCCTGTTATGGCGAGAAGCTGATTCTTCACTTCTTCGGGATGATCTGTCGAGATGATGAAATCGAGGTCCTTGATCGTTTCCCTCATGCGACGGATACTGCCAGCCCTCGATGACCGGATGATGTGCTCCATGTTGGCAAGGGCCGCTTCAATATCAGCCGCAATCGGCCGCATGAAGGCAAGTGGAAGCCGATCAGGCCTTGAACCTGCCTCAGCGATCGCTGCCAGGATCTTCTCTTCCGTTTTTTTGCCAAAACCGGCCAATGCCGCAACCTTGCCTTCTTCACAGGCAGTTTTAAGATCATTCACATCATTGATATGCAGCTCTTTATGAAGCTTGGCAATTTTCTTGCCGCCCAAGCCTTGAAGTTGCAACAATGGTATCAAACCTTTTGGCACCTGCTCCTGAAGCTCTTCAAGCACGGTCGATTTCCCCTCATTGATATACTCTTCAATGACGGCTGCCGTTCCTTTCCCAATTCCATTTAAAGCAGTGAAGTCCTCGATGGCCGCAAGACTCCGATCATCCGTTTCCAAAGCTCCTGCCGCCTTGCGAAAAGCTGAAACCTTGAAAGGATTCTCACCTTTCAATTCCATATATATTGCGATTTTTTCCAATAGTTTAATGATATCTTTTTTATTGATCGTCATTTATTTCACCGCCAAAAAAATTAGTAGGGTGTCCCTTGTTTTCTTCCTTAAAGATACCTTTCTTGAAGGTAAAGTACAAGCAGTCCGATTCTTGCCATGATTCCATCAGGTCAAGGTCATCCTGGTACAGAAAAGGGGCCTCCCCCAATCAAAGTATATGAATCCGACACTTTGAGAAAGGGAGGCAGGCCCTCGTTAACTGTCATTATGATTGATCTGGTTTTTGAAACCACAGTTCCTTCACTTGTTCGGAAAGGAACGGTGTATGCTTTACGATCGATTCTGCCAGAAAAGACCCCGCTAATGGCTTCTGGATCGAATCCATTGGCAGCATGGCAGCTATATATAATATAATAAACATGATAAGATAGATTTCGATAAAGCCCAATATCCCGCCGCCCCAGCGATTCAGCTGTTTCAATATTGGTAGGTGGGTAATGAAATTGAGCATGGAGCCAAGCATTTGCCAAAGGATCTTGGCAGCAAAGAAAACGATGGCGAAGGCAATCGCATTGTAATACGCCGTTTCGAGCCCGACTGTTTCGAAAAACATATTAAGGGCCGAGGAATCCCCCATCGTTGGAAACGGGATCCACAATTTCAAATTGGGAGCAAGATCTCCATAAAACACATATGCGACGATAAAGGCCACTATGAACCCTGTCATATGAACAGTTTGTAAAATGAAGCCACGCTTTAAACCGATTAATAAACCGATTAAAAGAATGGCCAGAATTGCTAAATCAAGCATGTACTCAGTCCTTCTCTCTCTTTAATTCCAGTTGAAGCTGGTCTAGTTCATCTTTTAACTTAATATATTCGTGAATGGTATTTACGGCCGTTAGTACCGCTAGCTTGCTTGTATCCAAGTATGGGTTTTTCATACTGATTTCTCTCATTTTTTCGTCAACCATCGAAGCGACCAGACGCATATGACTTGCGCTTTCTGTTCCGACGATTGTATATGGTTGTCCGTATATATCAACTGTTGTTTTATTTCGTTTATCGTCTGACAAAATGATGCCCCCAATCTAAACAATCCTAATTCTATCATATCATGAAGTTTTTCGTCATGAAAGAGAGTACCACGTCATTTCTTGTATAAAAACTGCAATAATTTGTCAAATGAAACGACCTAGGAAGCAGATTGCCTAAATAATAATATGAAGATAGGAGTTTACCGATTATGTCCCATGTTGTTTTACTTACCAATCCCGCCCAAATAAAGGCGATGCAGGTTCATTATTCTTCATCCTTAGCTACCAAACTGCCGCCGGGGAGCATTTTCTCAGCCAAGCCCCCGCTCTGCACGGTAACCGCCTATAAATCAGGAAAGGTCCTTTTCCAAGGCAAGAATGCTGAACTGGAAGCTGGCAAATGGCAGCAGGCCGCTACAGCTGCAGCGCCGAAGAAAAAAACGACATCGACCGCTTCAGTCAATGTCCACCGGTATTCACCTCCCGCCAATATCGGAACGATGTCAGTGATCGGGTCCGATGAAGTGGGGACTGGAGATTATTTCGGCCCGATCACGGTCGTAGCCGTTTATGCAAAAAAGGAACAGCTCGCCTTATTGAAGGAGCTTGGTGTCCAGGATTCCAAAAATCTGAAAGATCCACAGATTATCGAAATTGCCAAACAGATTAAGGATGTCGTGCCATTCAGCCTGCTCACGTGCGATAACCCAAAGTATAATACGCTTCAGGCACAGGGAATGTCACAAGGAAAAATGAAGGCTCTCCTCCACAACCAAGCGATTAAGCTTCTCATGCAAAAAATTCAGCCAGAGCAAGCAGAGGCGGTCCTTATTGACCAATTTGCCCAGCCTGATGTATTTTTCAATTATTTGAAGGGCCAAGAGCGATTTCAAGCGAACGCCACCTATTTATGTACAAAAGCGGAGGGCATACACCTCGGCGTAGCCGCCGCATCCATCCTGGCACGATACGCCTTCGTCAAACGCTTTGATTTGCTAAGTGAAAAAGCCGGATTCAAGATTCCTAAAGGAGCCGGATTTGCCGTCGACGAAGCCGCCGCACGATTGATTCATGAAAAAGGAATGGACTCACTCCACGAATTCACGAAAACCCACTTCGCCAATACCGAAAAAGCAAAGCGTCTATATCAGCAGAAATATCATAAATAAAGAGTGAAGCGCTTTACTCGCCAATTCCAGTGCTTTACTCACCAATTCGAGCGCTTTACTCGCCAATTCCAGTGCTTTACTCACCAATTCGAGCGCTTTACTCGCCAATTCCAGTGCTTTACTCGCCAATTCGAGCGCTTTACTCGCCATTTCGAGTGCTTTACTCGCGAATTCGAGCGCTACTCGCCATTTCGAGTGCTTTACTCGCCATTTCGAGGACTTTACTCGCCAATTCCAGTGCTTTACTCGCCAATTCCAGTGCTTTACTCGCCAATTTGAGCGCTTTACTCGCGAGTTTATAAAAAGACAGCTTCCCGAGTTTCAGGGAGCTGTCTTTTTGTTTTATCCTCTTAGTTCGGCGCCGGCTTTTTCTTTGACGGCTTCAAGCACTTTTTCATGTGCTTTTGTAATGTCTTCGTCGGTCAGCGTGCGTTCCGGGTCGTAGTATTTCAGTGAGTAGGCAATGGATTTCTTGCCTTCCTCCATTCTTTCACCTTCGTATAAGTCGAAGATGGTTACTTCCTTGAGTAGCTTGCCTCCGGCTTCTCCAATAATGTTTTGGATGTCTCCGGCTTTTGTCGCTTGATCGACGACGAGCGCGATATCGCGTGTCGTTGATGGGTAGCGCGGAATGGTTTCGTAGGCAATTGGCGCCACTTCTGCTTCTGCCAATGCCTTTAAGGATAGTTCGAAAATATATGTTTCCTTTATATCCAAGTCTTTTTGGACAGTTGGGTGCACTTGGCCGATAAAGCCAATTACATCACCATTCAATAAGACTTCCGCTGTCCGTCCTGGATGCATGTCGTTGATTTGTGCTTGGCGGTAACTGATCTGATCCGCTAATCCAAGTGTGTCGAATAATGCTTCGATCACGCCTTTGGCAACAAAGAAGTCCACTGGTTTCTTTTCACCTTGCCATGGATGAGACTCCCATAGGCCAGTGATGGCTCCGGCAATATGCTCTTTTTCTTCTGGAAGCTCTTGGTCTTCCGTCTTAAAGAACACCGAACCGATTTCATATAGTGCTAGTGAATCAAGCTGGCGGGCATTGTTATATTTTACGACTTCCAACAATTGAGGTACGATGCTTAAACGCAACTGGCTTCTTTCTTCACTTATCGGCATGGCTAATCCAATGGATTCTCTTGCTTCCAATGCGAATTGCGATGCTTTTTCCTCACTTGTCAGTGAATAGGTCACCGCTTGATAAAGGCCTGCTCCTTCAAGTGTACGGCGTGCCTTCCGACGTTTCATTTGATAGTCCGTCAAATGGCCAGGGATAGCAGCACCGATCGGCAATGTAGTGGGAATATTATCATATCCATATAAACGGGCCGCCTCTTCGACTAAGTCAGCTTCAATCGTAATATCGCCACGGCGTGTCGGGACAGTGATCGTAAACGTTTCATTGTCAAGATCCACTCCGAATTTCAGGCGATTGAAGATGGATTCCACTTCTGTTACGGTCATGTCTGTTCCAAGAAGCTTGTTGATCTTTTCAAGGGTGATGCTGATGACAGCAGGTTCCATTGTCAATTCGTCAACTTCTGCCGTTCCTTGCAGGACTGTTCCGCCAGCATAACGGGCAATCAATTGTGCCGCACGTTCTCCAGCTTCACGTACACGGGCCGGATCGACGCCTTTTTCAAAACGTGCACTTGCTTCACTGCGCAAACCATGGTCTTTTGACGCTTTACGAACGACCGTACCTGCGAAATAGGCACTTTCAAGGATGATGTTTGTTGTATCGTTTTTCACTTCGGAATCGGCTCCGCCCATCACACCTGCTATCGCTACAGGCTCGCTGCCATTAGTGATCACTAGATGTGCTGGTGTCAATGTACGTTCCGCTTCATCCAGCGTTACGATTTTTTCAGCGTCCTTCGCCCTGCGGACGACGATTTCCTTTGAACCAAAGCGGTCATAATCAAAGGCATGAAGCGGCTGGCCATATTCAAGTAAGATATAATTCGTGATATCGACGACATTATTATGCGGGCGGATGCCTGCAGACATCAATCGAGTCTGCATCCAAAGCGGTGAAGGACCGATCTTGACATCTTTGATGATTTTAGCGATGTATACCGGGTTATCTTCTTTTGCTTCCACTTTGACACTAATATAATCCGTCGCTTTTTCAGTTGACTCTTCTTTCTCGACAACCGGCCATTTTACTTCCCGGCCTAGGATCGCTCCCACTTCGTATGCAACACCAAGCATGCTCAATGCATCGGAACGGTTTGGAGTCAGCCCAAGTTCGAGCACTTCATCACTTAAACCAAGCTCCTCCAATGCATCTTTTCCCACTTCCACATCATCAGGGAAGACGAAGATGCCCGTAGCATAATCCTTGGAAACGAGCTTGGATTCAAAGCCCAATTCTTGTAGCGAACAAATCATCCCGTGCGATTCCTCTCCGCGCAGCTTCGCTTTCTTGATTTTGAAATTGCCTGGCAGGACAGCCCCGACAGTGGCGACTGCGACTTTTTGGCCTTTATCGACATTAGGTGCACCGCAGATGATCTGAACGGGATTTTCTGCCCCGATATCAACTTGGCATTTATTCAATTTATCGGCATTTGGATGCTGTTCACGTTCAATGACATGGCCGATTACGACGCCTTTTAGCCCTTCACTTTTCTTTTCCACCCCTTCAACCTCAATGCCGCTTTTCGTGATTTTGTCAGCTAGCTCCGTCGCATTGATGCCTGAAAGGTCAACATAATCTTGTAACCATTTATAAGAGACAAACATGATAGGTCCTCCTTTTTAAAATTTAAATTTATGCTTCGTGATGGTTGAATTGTTTTAAGAACCGTACATCATTCGTATAGAAATGACGAATATCGTCTACACCGTATTTCAGCATCGCGATCCGTTCCACACCCATTCCAAATGCGAATCCAGAGTATTTTTTTGAATCGAAGCCTGCCATTTCAAGGACATTCGGATGAACGATCCCAGCGCCAAGCACTTCGATCCAGCCTGTTTGTTTACATACGCTGCACCCTTTTCCACCGCAGATTTTACAGGAAATATCCACTTCGACGGAAGGCTCGGTGAATGGGAAGAAACTTGGACGAAGACGGATTTCACGGTCTTGTCCGAATACTTTTTTCGCGAATACGTCAAGCGTTCCTTTCAAGTCACTCATGCTGATGTTCTCATCGATGACCAAGCCTTCAATTTGCTGGAATTGATGGGAGTGCGTCGCATCATCATTATCACGGCGATATACTTTTCCCGGACAAATGATCTTTACAGGACCTTGACCTTTATGTTTTTTCATCGTTCTTGCTTGCACCGGTGAAGTGTGCGTCCGCATCAGGATTTCCTCCGTGATATAGAACGAATCCTGCATATCACGTGCCGGATGGCTTTTTGGCAGATTCAGGGCCTCAAAGTTGTAGTAGTCGCTTTCGACTTCCGGACCTTCTGCAACGGTGTATCCCATTCCGATGAATAAGTCTTCAATTTCTTCCACGACACGTGTTAACGGATGAAGGTTCCCTTTGTTCACCGGACGCCCTGGCAGAGTCACATCAATCGTTTCCGTTGCAAGCTTAGCATTGACAGCAGCCGTTTCCAGAGCTTTTTGTTTTTGCTCTATTTCCGTAGCGATTGCCTCACGGACCTCATTGGCAAGCGCGCCGATTTTCGGGCGTTCCTCTGCTGAGAGCTTGCCCATGCCCCGCAATACCTCAGTGATTGGGCCTTTTTTCCCCAAATAAGCAACACGGACTTCATTCAGTTCCTTAAGTTCGGAAGCGGCGGTCACTTTTTGCAACGCTTCTTCCTGCAGTTCTAGTAATCGTTCCTGCATCATGTCTTCCTCCTTTAATCCTTTTTGTAAAAATGAACACAAAAAAACCCCTATCCCTAAAGGGACGAGGTTTATGTATCGCGGTACCACCCTTATTAGTGCAAGGACAAATAAACGCCTGCACTCACTTCATAAAAATAACGGCTTTTCACCGGAACATTTTTCGGACGATATGTCTTCCCAATGCCAACTCGAAAGGTGAATTCACTTAAGCAGCGCCATAAAAATGCTTTCAGTCAAGGCATTTTTCCCTGAATATGGATAACCCAAGTTACTATTCTTTGTCATCGTTGTTTGCATTATAAAATTCTGTTTCATTATATTATAATTCAGCTGCCGTTTCAAATTCATTTTCGCAAATGGTACATTAAAATCCCGGCTGCAATCCCTACATTAAGCGATTCGCTTTTTCCATAAATCGGAATATAGAGGTTTTTTGTCGTATTGGCCAGTAATTCCTTCGAAACGCCTTGACCTTCATTACCTACAAGCAGGGCGAATCGGGATGTTTTTTCCACTTCTTCAAATGGTGACGCTCCTTCCAAGGCCGTTCCATAAACCGGTGTCCCCTTTTGTTTCAGTTCTTCGATGATCTCGGATAGGTTTGCTTTGATAACAGGCATATGGAATAGACTCCCCTGCGTCGATCGGACCACTTTCGGGTTATATAAATCTGCACAGCCTTCACCAACAATGACCGCATCCATACCAGCTGCATCGGCTGTCCTGATCATCGTTCCAATGTTCCCCGGGTCCTGAACGGCATCGATCAGTAATAGCTTTTCATGATCAATCGAGGACATGCTCGCTAACTTCTGTTCACAAACGGCCGCAATTCCTTGGGGGGCCTCGGTGTCGCATATTGCTTTCATAATATCATTTTTGACATAAATGACTTCCGTGCCTTCCAATTTAAAATGGGCGGGCATTTCGGTTTCTTCATTTACGATGACTTCCATGACGATTTCTTCTTTTAAGGCTTCTTCAACAAGATGAAATCCCTCGACTAGATATTTCCCTGTCTTATCACGCTCTTTTTTCGTCAATAGCTTCTTCCATTGCTTGACTTGCGGGTTTTTTACGGATTCGATATATTTCAAGGGTAAACGCTCCTTTAACTTCACACTGATTTTCCTATTATAACGCAAATCACATACATATTGCATGCTCGTTTGTGAAATGCTATTAATGTCAGTCATTATGTGTTAGAGGAGGAATAATTGTGAATTTAAACCTACGTAATGCGATCATCCAAAATGTAACTGGAAATTCGCAAGAGCAGCTGGAAGATACGATTGTCGATGCGATACAAAACGGTGAGGAGAAAATGCTGCCCGGCTTGGGCGTATTATTCGAGGTCATCTGGCAGAATTCTTCCGATCAGGAAAAACAGGAAATGATTCATGCTTTGGAATCCGGATTAAAAAAATAACAGCCCTCGTCGGCTGTTATTTTTTTGCTCGCTATTTTGTCATCGGGACTACTTTATCCGGGTCAGCCTTCATTTCTTCGACTGACACCTCTTCATCAAGAAGTAGAATGAATTTTTTTGCTTTCACTTCTTCGAGAATCGCATTGGTTTCGGTTACAGAGTATCCATATTTCGTGAAAAAGGTGCGCAAGTCCCCTGAGCCTTCTTCGGTGAAGAAATGGATAATTTTCTCTAAAAAAGTATCCTTATCCTGATTGGCGATGATCAATATATCCGTATGCTCGTTTCCTAGCTGCACATCATTTTTTATATCAGCTGCCACTGTCATTTGTATGCCAGTCACGCCTTTTGCTTGTAAATCATGAATTGCAGCAAGTAGTTCCGGATTAGAGTCAAAAACACCGTAAACGTTTTTGTCCATGTTTTCTTCCTCCTTGTTACTTCACTTGAAATAGAATTCCTCTGTAATTATACCTTGCCGCTTAAACAATAAACAAGCAAATAATACAAGGGGAAATGCTCGTTCATTGCCGAAGAACCCCTTTGCTGGAACATTCAAAAAATAACAGCCCTAGGCAGGCTGTTATTTTTTTTGCGCTTACAGCTTGTCGGTGTTGATCCGATTCTTGATGTAATCGTCTTCCAACGGATCTTCTTCCCCTTTAACATCACGGTTTACAGTTCGTTCTGCATTCAAGGCTTTTTGGGTATCTGCTGAAAATGGGTCTGCATGGGGATCACTAGCCAGTGTTCCTTCATAGTCCACCTTCTCCTGCTGCTTAAATTTATCAGTGGAGTTGGCCCTGATTTCCCTTTCCTGGGCTCGCTTCGTGTCAAGCTCTTCATGATCTTCGAAGATATGGTCGGAATTCCCGTGCAGCTCTTTACTTCTCCCTGGCTGTGCCTCCACTTCCCTTGTTTGATAAGCATTGGC
This genomic stretch from Peribacillus muralis harbors:
- a CDS encoding DUF350 domain-containing protein codes for the protein MENMWENEYVYIAARYSVVILCMIVFLAIFELVTKYKNWEEIKQGNLSVALATGGKIFGIAYVFQQSILHQNSLLTMIGWGVYGFVLLLIGYFIFEFMTPGFKIDEEIQKDNRAVGFLSMIISIALSFVIGAGIS
- a CDS encoding endonuclease MutS2 codes for the protein MHNKALKTLEFHKIKEQLISHASSSIGKEKAQQLMPSTDFEEVTRWQEETDESAKIVRLKGNLPLGGIFDIRPHAKRAQIGGMLSPMELMELASTIRAGRILTRFFEELAEQEIDVPLLAEYIDSLHPLIDLQQEITFAISEHGEVMDSASDKLRTLRNQIRTNESRVREKLESMIRSSNATKMLSDAIITIRNDRFVIPVKQEYRSVYGGIIHDQSSSGQTLFIEPQAIVPLNNVLQETRVKETQEIERILVELSEKVGGYTPELLHNVKVLAQIDFLVAKAKYAKAIKGSKPILNNEGRVKLFKAKHPLIPGDAVVANDIVLGDEFTTIVITGPNTGGKTVTLKTIGLCTLMAQSGLQIPALDGSETAVFSSVYADIGDEQSIEQSLSTFSSHMVNIVDILKKVDYDSLVLFDELGAGTDPQEGAALAISILDEVYKRGARVMATTHYPELKAYGYDRQGVINASVEFDVETLSPTYKLLIGVPGRSNAFEISKRLGLDESVISNARSHIGEDTNKVENMIASLEDSRKKAEEEELEAKNHLEQAEILHKDLQKQMSVYEEERDALAEKAAKEAAAIVEQAKKEAEAIIAELRKLRLEKNADVKEHELIDAKKRLEEATPKVKKTSNKVARPLEKSLKPGDEVKVVSFGQKGHLIEKVSGNEWQVQIGIMKMKVKESDLEFIKATKVKETKPLTTIKGRDYHVSVELDLRGERFENAISRVEKYVDDALLAGYSSVSIIHGKGTGALRSGVQEYLKNHRSVKRIRFGDAGEGGTGITVVEFK
- the polX gene encoding DNA polymerase/3'-5' exonuclease PolX; its protein translation is MTINKKDIIKLLEKIAIYMELKGENPFKVSAFRKAAGALETDDRSLAAIEDFTALNGIGKGTAAVIEEYINEGKSTVLEELQEQVPKGLIPLLQLQGLGGKKIAKLHKELHINDVNDLKTACEEGKVAALAGFGKKTEEKILAAIAEAGSRPDRLPLAFMRPIAADIEAALANMEHIIRSSRAGSIRRMRETIKDLDFIISTDHPEEVKNQLLAITGIKQVIAAGDTKVSVVLDYEYDISVDFRIVKDKEFITTLHHFTGSKDHNVRMRQLAKDRGEKISEYGVEVAETGEILTFETEEQFYHHFDLPYIPPELREDGTEVEHYDAGEPLISLEAIQGDLHMHTTWSDGAYTIEEMIEACRAKGYRYMAITDHSQYLKVANGLTVERLREQKKIIHELNEKYDDFTVLSGIEMDILPDGTLDYDDELLAELDLVIASIHSSFSQPRDTIMERLKTALNNPHVDIIAHPTGRIIGKRTGYDVDMEMLIELARETNTALELNANPNRLDLAPPHLRKAQEAGVSIVINTDAHSIDMLEHMPVGVSSAKKGWIKEATVLNAKDTAGLLAFLKRND
- a CDS encoding CvpA family protein, with the protein product MLDLAILAILLIGLLIGLKRGFILQTVHMTGFIVAFIVAYVFYGDLAPNLKLWIPFPTMGDSSALNMFFETVGLETAYYNAIAFAIVFFAAKILWQMLGSMLNFITHLPILKQLNRWGGGILGFIEIYLIMFIILYIAAMLPMDSIQKPLAGSFLAESIVKHTPFLSEQVKELWFQKPDQS
- the zapA gene encoding cell division protein ZapA, whose amino-acid sequence is MSDDKRNKTTVDIYGQPYTIVGTESASHMRLVASMVDEKMREISMKNPYLDTSKLAVLTAVNTIHEYIKLKDELDQLQLELKREKD
- the rnhC gene encoding ribonuclease HIII, which translates into the protein MSHVVLLTNPAQIKAMQVHYSSSLATKLPPGSIFSAKPPLCTVTAYKSGKVLFQGKNAELEAGKWQQAATAAAPKKKTTSTASVNVHRYSPPANIGTMSVIGSDEVGTGDYFGPITVVAVYAKKEQLALLKELGVQDSKNLKDPQIIEIAKQIKDVVPFSLLTCDNPKYNTLQAQGMSQGKMKALLHNQAIKLLMQKIQPEQAEAVLIDQFAQPDVFFNYLKGQERFQANATYLCTKAEGIHLGVAAASILARYAFVKRFDLLSEKAGFKIPKGAGFAVDEAAARLIHEKGMDSLHEFTKTHFANTEKAKRLYQQKYHK